A section of the Methanocaldococcus sp. FS406-22 genome encodes:
- a CDS encoding 50S ribosomal protein L37e produces MSKGTPSMGKRNKGSYHIRCRRCGRRAYHVRKKRCAACGYPNKRMRKYSWQNKKVNGRRIK; encoded by the coding sequence ATGTCAAAAGGTACTCCATCAATGGGTAAAAGAAACAAAGGTTCATATCATATAAGATGTAGAAGATGCGGAAGAAGAGCTTACCATGTAAGGAAGAAGAGATGTGCTGCTTGCGGATATCCAAATAAAAGAATGAGAAAATACTCATGGCAAAACAAAAAAGTTAATGGTAGAAGAATAAAATAA
- the psmB gene encoding archaeal proteasome endopeptidase complex subunit beta encodes MDVMKGTTTVGLICDDAVILATDKRASLGNLVADKEAKKLYKIDDYIAMTIAGSVGDAQAIVRLLTAEAKLYKMRTGRNIPPLACATLLSNILHSSRVFPFLTQIIIGGYDLLEGAKLFSLDPLGGMNEEKTFTATGSGSPIAYGVLEAGYDREMSVEEGIKLAINALKSAMERDTFSGNGISLAVITKEGVKIFEDEEIEKILDGMKAKSKKKTTKRGRRKSK; translated from the coding sequence ATGGATGTAATGAAAGGGACAACAACCGTTGGTTTAATCTGCGATGATGCAGTAATTTTAGCAACTGACAAGAGAGCATCATTAGGCAATTTAGTAGCTGACAAAGAGGCAAAAAAATTATATAAGATAGATGATTACATAGCAATGACCATTGCAGGAAGTGTTGGAGATGCCCAAGCGATAGTTAGGCTATTAACTGCCGAGGCAAAACTATATAAAATGAGAACTGGGAGAAATATCCCTCCATTGGCATGTGCTACCCTATTAAGTAATATATTACACTCAAGTAGAGTTTTCCCTTTTTTAACTCAAATAATTATTGGAGGATATGATTTATTAGAAGGGGCTAAATTATTTTCATTAGACCCATTAGGGGGAATGAATGAAGAGAAAACATTCACTGCAACAGGTTCAGGCTCCCCTATAGCCTATGGGGTTTTAGAAGCTGGATATGATAGGGAGATGTCAGTTGAAGAAGGAATAAAGTTAGCTATAAATGCATTAAAATCAGCAATGGAGAGAGATACATTCTCTGGAAACGGCATATCCTTAGCTGTTATAACAAAAGAAGGAGTTAAAATATTTGAAGATGAAGAAATTGAAAAAATCTTAGATGGTATGAAAGCTAAATCTAAGAAAAAAACCACGAAGAGAGGTAGAAGAAAGAGCAAATAA
- a CDS encoding beta-CASP ribonuclease aCPSF1 gives MSAEEVLENIKREIIKKSPKEAKIVDVQFEGPEVVVYVKNPEIFTNEIIKNLAKDLRKRISIRPDPSVLVEPEIAKKKILEIVPEEAEITNFVFDANTGEVIIESKKPGLVIGKEGKTLEMIKKAIRWAPKPVRTPPIQSETIKAIRATLYRERNEVKEILRRIGRRIHRDIVVRGDYWIRVSFLGGAREVGRSCLYVQTPDTRVLIDCGINVACEDKAFPHFDAPEFSIEDLDAVIVTHAHLDHCGFVPGLFRYGYDGPVYCTRPTRDLMTLLQKDYLEIAKKEGKEVPYTSKDIKTCVKHTIPIDYGVTTDISPTIKLTLHNAGHVLGSAIAHLHIGEGLYNLAYTGDIKFETSRLLEPAVCQFPRLETLIIESTYGAYDDVLPEREEAERELLRVVSETTDKGGKVLIPVFGVGRAQELMLVLEEGYNQGIFNAPVYLDGMIWEATAIHTAYPEYLSKEMRQKIFHEGDNPFLSEVFKRVGSTNERRRVIDSDEPCVILATSGMLTGGPSVEYLKHLAPDEKNAIIFVGYQAEGTLGRKVQRGWKEIPITTRNGKTKSIPINLQVYTIEGFSGHSDRKQLIKYIRRLKPSPEKIIMVHGEESKCLDFADTVRRLFKKQTYVPMNLDAIRVK, from the coding sequence TTGTCAGCAGAGGAAGTTTTAGAAAACATAAAGAGAGAGATAATAAAGAAATCACCAAAAGAGGCGAAGATAGTTGATGTTCAGTTTGAAGGCCCTGAAGTAGTTGTCTATGTAAAAAATCCAGAAATTTTTACAAATGAGATTATTAAAAACCTTGCTAAGGATTTGAGAAAAAGAATATCCATAAGACCAGACCCATCTGTTTTAGTTGAGCCAGAAATAGCTAAAAAGAAAATTTTAGAGATTGTTCCTGAAGAAGCAGAGATAACAAACTTTGTTTTTGATGCAAACACTGGGGAGGTTATAATAGAATCAAAGAAACCTGGGTTAGTTATAGGTAAAGAAGGAAAAACATTGGAGATGATTAAAAAAGCAATAAGATGGGCACCTAAGCCAGTGAGAACTCCACCAATACAATCAGAGACAATTAAAGCAATTAGAGCTACACTTTATAGAGAAAGAAATGAAGTTAAAGAAATTTTAAGAAGAATTGGAAGAAGAATACATAGGGATATAGTTGTTAGGGGGGACTATTGGATAAGAGTATCTTTCTTAGGAGGAGCAAGAGAAGTTGGAAGGTCTTGTTTATATGTTCAAACACCAGATACAAGGGTTTTAATTGATTGTGGTATTAATGTAGCATGTGAAGATAAGGCATTTCCTCACTTTGATGCTCCAGAATTCTCAATTGAAGATTTAGATGCTGTTATAGTTACTCATGCCCATTTAGACCATTGTGGTTTTGTCCCTGGTTTGTTTAGATACGGCTATGATGGCCCTGTCTATTGCACGAGACCCACAAGAGATTTAATGACTTTATTACAAAAAGATTATTTAGAGATTGCTAAAAAAGAAGGTAAAGAAGTCCCTTACACATCAAAAGATATAAAAACGTGTGTTAAGCATACAATACCAATTGATTATGGAGTTACAACAGATATAAGCCCTACAATAAAATTAACTCTACATAATGCAGGGCATGTTCTTGGCTCAGCTATTGCCCATTTACATATAGGAGAAGGATTGTATAATTTAGCATACACTGGGGATATCAAGTTTGAGACATCAAGATTGTTAGAGCCAGCTGTTTGCCAATTTCCAAGATTAGAGACGTTGATTATTGAATCTACTTATGGGGCTTATGATGATGTTTTGCCAGAGAGGGAAGAGGCAGAGAGAGAATTGTTAAGAGTGGTTAGCGAAACAACAGATAAAGGAGGAAAAGTTTTAATCCCAGTATTTGGTGTAGGAAGAGCTCAAGAGCTGATGCTTGTCTTGGAAGAAGGATATAACCAAGGAATATTTAATGCCCCAGTGTATTTAGATGGGATGATTTGGGAGGCTACTGCTATACACACTGCATATCCAGAGTATTTGTCAAAAGAAATGAGGCAGAAGATATTCCATGAAGGAGATAATCCATTCTTGTCTGAGGTATTTAAGAGAGTTGGAAGCACAAATGAAAGGAGAAGAGTTATCGATAGCGATGAGCCATGTGTAATCTTAGCTACATCTGGAATGCTTACTGGAGGGCCGAGTGTTGAATATCTAAAACACTTAGCCCCTGATGAGAAAAATGCAATAATATTTGTTGGTTACCAAGCAGAGGGAACTTTGGGTAGGAAAGTGCAGAGAGGCTGGAAAGAAATTCCAATAACAACAAGAAATGGAAAGACGAAATCAATTCCAATCAATCTACAAGTTTATACAATTGAAGGATTTTCTGGACATAGTGATAGAAAGCAGTTAATTAAATATATTAGAAGGTTGAAGCCATCACCAGAAAAAATCATTATGGTTCATGGAGAGGAGAGTAAGTGCTTAGATTTTGCAGATACTGTGAGAAGATTGTTTAAAAAACAAACTTATGTGCCAATGAACTTGGATGCAATAAGAGTTAAGTAA
- a CDS encoding acylphosphatase: MPKKRILIFGEVHDVGYRPFLLKVAGLFDIKRFYADNLIIGDKKAVEVLIDDEEDKVSLFIEYIKRHKPENADVEKIEIEDYDGYVCSIDSYYKYLTALQLEKIATYGGLMLKLQKLTLEELEKINENLNTRIDDIEEKLLKLEKSIIKRRNRHLR; this comes from the coding sequence ATGCCTAAAAAGAGAATTTTAATATTTGGAGAGGTGCATGATGTTGGCTATAGGCCGTTTTTATTAAAAGTTGCAGGACTTTTTGATATAAAAAGGTTTTATGCTGATAATTTAATTATTGGTGATAAAAAAGCTGTTGAAGTATTAATTGATGATGAAGAGGATAAGGTATCTCTGTTTATTGAGTATATTAAAAGGCATAAGCCAGAAAACGCAGACGTTGAGAAGATAGAGATTGAAGATTATGATGGCTACGTCTGCAGTATAGATAGTTATTATAAATACTTAACTGCTTTACAATTAGAGAAGATAGCAACCTATGGAGGATTAATGTTAAAGTTACAAAAGCTAACATTAGAAGAACTTGAAAAAATAAATGAAAACCTAAATACAAGAATAGACGACATTGAAGAAAAACTATTAAAACTTGAAAAATCAATTATCAAAAGAAGAAATAGACACTTAAGGTGA
- a CDS encoding translation initiation factor IF-2 subunit beta: MSDLESIDYYDYKALLKRARSQIPEYVFQKDRFELPEIEILIEGNRTIIRNFRELAKAVNRDEEFFAKYLLKETGSAGNLEGGRLILQRRISPELLKSRINDFLREYVICRECGKPDTKIIKEGRVHLLKCMACGAIRPIRMI, from the coding sequence ATGAGCGACCTTGAGAGTATAGATTATTATGATTACAAGGCATTATTAAAGAGAGCAAGAAGTCAAATTCCAGAATATGTTTTCCAAAAAGATAGATTTGAGCTTCCAGAAATTGAGATATTAATAGAGGGGAATAGAACAATAATAAGAAACTTTAGAGAGTTAGCTAAAGCAGTAAATAGAGATGAAGAATTCTTTGCTAAATATCTTTTAAAAGAGACTGGTAGTGCAGGTAACTTAGAGGGAGGTAGGTTAATACTACAAAGAAGAATCAGCCCAGAGTTATTGAAATCAAGAATTAATGATTTCTTGAGGGAGTATGTTATCTGTAGAGAGTGTGGTAAGCCAGATACCAAGATTATTAAAGAGGGAAGAGTTCATTTACTCAAATGTATGGCTTGTGGTGCTATAAGGCCTATAAGAATGATTTAA
- a CDS encoding DUF2209 domain-containing protein, with translation MIKVLAIDISGRHHEDNVFFRVYAGVLVEIKADRIVHVEKIDVMVKEEKTQKLRDIVKEVKELIEKIGEEFDYILCERGEFFNLSKDIVSAILKKEVIFPKTRGELEAINIAHHVSYSVRKLLMEEKKKS, from the coding sequence ATGATTAAAGTATTAGCAATAGACATATCTGGAAGACACCATGAAGATAATGTATTTTTTAGAGTTTATGCTGGAGTTTTAGTTGAGATAAAGGCAGATAGAATTGTGCATGTAGAAAAAATAGATGTTATGGTTAAAGAAGAAAAAACTCAGAAATTGAGAGATATTGTTAAAGAAGTTAAAGAACTTATTGAGAAGATTGGGGAAGAATTTGATTACATTTTATGTGAAAGAGGGGAATTTTTTAACTTGTCTAAGGATATTGTCTCAGCAATTTTGAAAAAGGAAGTTATATTTCCAAAGACAAGGGGTGAGTTAGAGGCGATAAATATAGCCCACCATGTTTCTTATTCTGTTAGAAAGCTGCTTATGGAAGAAAAGAAAAAAAGTTAA
- a CDS encoding methanogenesis marker 7 protein: MYEIVRYEGGVYKNNIFKEWIEDIGGFVIQEHVMQLDVYMTLAIPQNELENIKEEAKKYKGKIIETPLAGTEIAVVAPSLSRHHLPHTACDISEYLRRFGAKPNMIGLARGVGRDIAQLREKEKRLIEEHDLAVYVMGNFEDCIKNKTHLFDVDIPVVVTGGPEKIDIPYPYVGNLGRRSHRLRHGEEIRALRKMVDVITELINERRRELSYDPPIVPPVVVKDEIEKQVEEVYSILSPMPIVTQLDGLRVKLDYDKHADKIREVKVKNYKLGDIAEIKRSEMKNYILIKIKPKSEVEFEMYKDKA, translated from the coding sequence ATGTATGAGATAGTTAGATACGAAGGAGGGGTTTATAAAAACAACATCTTTAAAGAATGGATTGAGGACATTGGAGGTTTTGTCATTCAGGAGCATGTTATGCAGTTAGATGTTTATATGACCTTGGCAATTCCTCAAAATGAACTTGAGAACATTAAAGAGGAAGCTAAAAAATACAAAGGTAAGATTATAGAAACCCCATTGGCAGGGACTGAGATAGCTGTTGTAGCCCCAAGTTTATCAAGACATCACCTCCCACACACAGCTTGCGATATTTCAGAATATTTGAGGAGGTTTGGAGCCAAGCCAAATATGATTGGTTTAGCAAGAGGGGTTGGAAGAGATATAGCCCAATTGAGAGAAAAAGAGAAGAGGTTGATAGAGGAGCATGATTTGGCTGTTTATGTAATGGGTAATTTTGAAGATTGCATTAAAAATAAAACCCATCTATTTGATGTAGATATTCCAGTTGTTGTTACCGGAGGGCCTGAGAAGATAGATATTCCTTATCCATACGTTGGAAATCTTGGGAGGAGGAGCCATAGGTTGAGGCATGGAGAGGAGATTAGGGCTTTAAGAAAGATGGTTGATGTGATAACAGAACTTATAAATGAGAGAAGGAGAGAGTTATCTTACGACCCTCCAATTGTTCCGCCGGTAGTTGTTAAGGATGAAATTGAAAAGCAGGTTGAGGAAGTTTATTCAATTCTATCTCCAATGCCTATTGTTACTCAATTGGATGGATTGAGGGTTAAACTGGATTATGATAAACATGCAGATAAAATTAGAGAGGTTAAAGTTAAAAACTACAAGTTGGGAGATATTGCTGAGATTAAAAGAAGTGAAATGAAAAACTATATATTAATAAAAATAAAACCAAAATCAGAAGTAGAATT